A region from the Kineothrix sp. IPX-CK genome encodes:
- the nrdG gene encoding anaerobic ribonucleoside-triphosphate reductase activating protein, giving the protein MRYHNITKDDMLNGDGLRVVLWVSGCSHCCKECHNPITWDPDGGLLFDEAAKQEVFAQLNKSYISGITFSGGDPLHAANRLDVRNLMKEIKEKYPDKTIWLYTGDLWEDIFHYPLLQFVDVLVDGEFMVDLKDPKLLWKGSSNQRVIDVQQSLRQTDSKVPVLHCSNYLQ; this is encoded by the coding sequence ATGAGGTATCACAATATTACCAAGGACGATATGTTAAACGGGGACGGTCTGCGGGTTGTTTTGTGGGTGTCGGGCTGCTCTCATTGCTGCAAGGAATGTCATAATCCTATTACATGGGATCCGGATGGAGGGCTTTTATTCGACGAAGCAGCGAAGCAGGAAGTTTTTGCACAGCTGAATAAGTCATATATTTCCGGCATTACCTTTTCGGGAGGAGATCCTCTGCATGCGGCCAATCGCTTGGATGTCCGCAATCTGATGAAGGAAATCAAGGAGAAATATCCTGATAAGACCATATGGCTTTACACGGGAGATTTGTGGGAAGATATTTTTCATTATCCGCTGCTCCAATTTGTAGATGTGCTGGTGGATGGAGAATTTATGGTAGATTTGAAAGATCCGAAGCTTTTATGGAAGGGGAGCAGCAATCAGAGAGTAATCGACGTGCAGCAATCCTTAAGGCAAACGGATTCAAAAGTACCGGTTCTCCACTGCAGCAATTATTTACAGTAA
- a CDS encoding deoxyuridine 5'-triphosphate nucleotidohydrolase: MKTIKIKYFTDKIEKLTYIEGKSDWIDLRAAEDVYIKAGEFKLIPLGVAMELPKGYEAHIVPRSSTFKNFGIIQTNHQGVVDCSYCGDNDQWFMPAYALRDTHISVNDRICQFRIMENQPRLCFEEKESLENEDRGGIGSTGKQ, encoded by the coding sequence GTGAAGACGATAAAAATTAAATATTTCACAGATAAAATTGAAAAACTGACATACATCGAAGGGAAATCTGACTGGATTGACCTTCGGGCTGCTGAAGACGTGTACATAAAGGCGGGGGAATTTAAGCTGATTCCCCTTGGCGTGGCAATGGAGCTTCCGAAAGGTTATGAGGCGCACATCGTTCCGAGAAGCAGTACTTTTAAGAATTTTGGCATTATCCAGACCAATCATCAAGGAGTGGTGGACTGTTCTTACTGCGGAGACAACGATCAGTGGTTCATGCCGGCTTATGCCTTAAGAGATACGCATATTTCTGTAAATGACAGAATCTGCCAGTTCCGTATCATGGAGAATCAGCCCCGTCTTTGTTTCGAAGAGAAAGAATCCTTGGAAAACGAGGACCGAGGCGGCATCGGAAGTACCGGAAAACAGTAA